The genomic stretch AAGAAGCCTGAGATTTAACAAGGCAAAAATAAGGATGAAATTCAAAGAAAACTTGGTTATCTTGGGCAAATTTACTGACACTAATCAAATTCTTGGTGATATGAGGAACAAGAAGTAAATTGTGAAGGGTGAGAGGTGTGTGAGGAAAGGTAGGGGAGGTAAAATTCATGGAACCTATAGAGTTGATATACAAACCTTGGCCATTCCCCATGTAAACTTGCTCAAAACTAGTCATAGAGTGAGCATCAGACACATTAGAAGAATCAGGTGTAACATGATGTGACGCACCTGAATCAGGATACCACCACTGGTTATTGAAGTTAGGATCTACACTTGCCATAAACGCTTGTGGGAGAGAAGGTGTGGATGCAGCTGGTCTAGGCGCACCATAGCCAAAAGATGGTACATGCACTGGACGAGTGTTCATCAGGAATGGATTGAAGGGAGCACGAGGAGGTGGAAACTACATAGACGGAGATTGCGAATACCTGTGATAGCAGATTGAAGCGTCATGGCCAGTTTTGTGACAGATCTGACATTGAGGCTTACCAAAACGGCCACCGCCACGGCCAAAACGACCGCCACCACGTCCAGATCGGCCTCCTCTGGTGTGGTAATTGTTGTTCTCAGCATCTGCGGTCACGTGACTGGTGCCAGTCGGAAAAGACTCTGCAGTAGGCGCCGAAGGTTCCACCAGAGAAGACGAGGTTGACGACGGAGCTTGCGTCAAATTAACAGACACCGGTTCCGTGAGAATCGCTTTTCGATGCTTCTCCAAGCGAGATTCATGAGCAAGGAGACAGGATTCGAGTTCATCCAAAGAGCTGAGATCTTCCTTACTATTGACAGCAACGACGATAGAATCGTACTCCTCAGGGAGTGCATCAAGAACGATTTCAATTAGGTTTCGAAGGGGAACATGATCCCCAATTGAAATCAAGGACTCATTGATTTCACGCACGCGCATCATGAACGATTCAATTGCGAGATTACCTTTGGAAAGACGACGCAACTCCGAGCGAAGCTGACGTGCTTTCGTCGTGAGCAACGTGGAGAACTAACGGTGAACTTCCGTCCATACCTGCCATGCGTGCGTACAATCAACAAGTTTCAGAAGCAGCGAATCGGAGATCGTGGAGAGGAGCCAGGTGCAGATGAGAGCATCTTGTTGCTCCCACTCAAGATACGCATCATTCACCTCACTGAGATTAGGATCGGAAGACGACGGCGATCGCTGAGGAATCACCGGTACTGTGACAAAGCGTTGAAGCTTGTGGCCACGAACAACACCATCAATTGCTTGAAATTTTTATCATCAAGCTTTACAGAGATCAGATTTAAAAGCTTGATGTGAGAGGAAGAAAAGGCACCGTCGTTGCGAAACGGTGACGCCATGGGTGAAGGTCACTGGATCGGAAAAAAAGGAGCTCTAGATACCATGATAGAGTATCATAAGAGAGAGAAAGAATAATATTCTATTTTTATGATAAGAATGAATACAGTGGCTCTTTATATATAGAGCAGCTAACACTAACCGAATACAGCTGGCACAGGATACACCACTAACTACTATATACTCTATTGCTCCTTGATGGAGGAGACCATTGGTGGAGCAGCTGAGCAGCAGAAAACAAACTTAGCCCTTAGCAAATACATGGATGTTATGAACCCCTGCAAATACAAGCATTTCTTTCCGACCAAATACCCAAAGAGCAAGATAAGTGCTGCATTAGCATAAATGATCTCTTCACTTCGATTGACAATTTGGAAAGAAAATGCTCTAAATTTAGATGAAACTTGCAAGACTCatcaaaaaatttcaaatgatAGTGGCTGCTGTTCATTATATTATATTGGTTGCTGTTTAGAAACCAGAATTACAAATAATGCAATTTAATGGGGAAAGAGCTCTGTTAgcatataataataatatattcTTGAGAGCTGGTGTCCAAACAATAAATTTGACCTTAGAATCACAATAGCTTTAGTTTTCCATAGGGCATGCAGTAGTAAGAATTTATAACCAATCTGTTcattgtttttatttttcttgtATTTTCTCAAACACAATTATCTTACCGTTGTTTTTTTTCTGTCTGTTTTTGATCTCTGAAATGGCTGATACAGGTTTTGGGGTTGCTGATTGAGGTAGAAAAGAATGAATTTCTTAGTCATATAGACTGTATTTTTCCGGTGACTTGTCGTATCTTGCAGTCTGCTATACATGCAGTCACAAACAGGCAAGAGAGCTTTGAGTCCGAATCCATTCTTCCACTTTGGAAGGAGGCGCACTATTCTTTAGTTATGCTAGAGAAGATGATTCATCAATATTCTTTAGTTATGCTAGAGAAGAAGATTTGTCAATTCCATGACTTAGAGAAGATGGgtggaagctttgcaaagaatCTAGAGGTAAATTTCGTTGTACTGTCATTAAAAACATACGGACGTTTTCTTTGTTGGTGCGTGTAGCTGCATATTGCAGAGCGGAGACAGTTCTTTCCCGCCCTTTAATGGACATACGCGATTTATTAATACAAAAATTTCCAATTAACTTTCCACCCATCATTTTTCAATTCTTAACAAGCATACTGACATATTTCTTTTACTTACATTTCAGGATAAATGGAAAGCAATATGGGAAGCAATATGTGAGATGTTGTTGCACCCACACTCCTGGTTACGCAACAAATCATGTCGTCTCATAGCTCTATACTTTGCACGTGTAGCAGATGGCAACAGAGAAAATCATCAAAGCTCCTTAAGTAGTTATTTTATGATGAGTCCTAGTAGATTATATTTAATAGCCACTTCTCTTTGCTGCCAACTGAAAATGCCACTCATAGATGATGCTGACAGCAACCTGATGACGCAGAATATTGTCTTTGCTATTTGTGCTTTAATGAGGCAAACTGGCAGCATAGATCCATCTGCATTCTGGTCTACTCTTGAGCAAAATGAGAAGAATCGGTTTCTCAAAGCTTTTGACATGATTAATGCAAGAAAAGAAAGAATCATGTTCATGTCTTCATCACAAACCTCCTCCGTACGTGAAGACATTAGTCAAGTTAATGTTAAGAACACTCAACATATACTTGTATCGTTATTGCTCAAGAAAATGGGCAAAATTGCTCTTCAAACAGATGCTATTCAGGTTGGTAATTGATCTCGTTGCATATATGTTGTTTAATCTTGACCAATGTGCATGTGAGTAATATTATTTCTTGTTTAACAGATGGAAATAGTCTTCAACAGTTTTGGGAAACTTATGGCACAGATAGAGATGAGTATGGACTATGCACATGTGGTTCTGATACCTCTATATAAAGTTTGTGAAGGATTTGCCGGAAAAGTAGTAGCTGGTAATTTCTTGTTTCCCTCTTAAATTTCCTGTATACTAGATAAATGCCAAGTCTGCCAGATGTCTAACAGCTTTGAGTATGATTGTTGTTTACCAGATAATCTGAAAAAGTTGGCAGAAGACACCTGTGGGAAAATAGAGAATATTATAGGTACTCAAAACTTTGTGCAAGTTTATAACCTTATCAGGAAGAACCTGAGTTTGAAAAGAAATAAGAGGAAACAAGAAGAAAAGGTGATGGCTGTTATCAATCCGATGCGAAATGCCAAAAGGAAATTGAAAATTTCTGCCAAGCATCGTGCCAACAAAAAGAGAAAGGTTATGACTTTGAAGATGAGGAGATGATCGAGGGAGTGGTGCTTGTGTCAAGGTTTTAGTGCTTGTGTCAAGGTTTTAGTACAACCAACCAAGGATCTTACCATCTTATTATAGCAATTCATTATCATCTGCTTGTTTGAAGAAAAATAAGTGGGTTTGGAGTTTTTGACTGATTTAATCTTTGTTGAGACTAAattatttttagtttttaaagtagtgaaatatgatttttttttttataaattttttttgGAGGCATAAGATTCActtgtaaataatattaaataatatCAATGATAAATAAGTTAATAACTTATATTATATGTATATTGATAGCAAATTATAAATAATTAAGATATATtgatttttttcattttatttacTAATCACTAGCAGTCAAATTTATAGCCCTTTGTTTTATATATGATTAAAACCATATTGTTATGgtaaaaaattataaaaatatttgttcTTTTTCATTCTTTATGTTCTATTATGATGTTATATAGACCAGTGACATATACTCAAACATCTATATGTTATTCCAATACGTTAAAAGCTAGTATGAGTTACTTCTCACACCCTAATCTAATCTTATGTGTTGCTCCCGCGTCTCTTTTAGAAAAATTTAAATGACATGAAATTTAGAAATGTATGTGACACACCTCAGTTGAATTGCATGAAATTTAGAAATGTATCTGACGCACCTCAGTACACATTTAACCCTTAACATATTTGTAAGCGAATCAAACTTTCATTTTTAAGAATAATTTATAGGGAAATGTATCTTCGTATATCTTATGCATTTTCGAACGAAATTTTAATCAAATGCATGTCATATCCTCCTTTTTTCTCATTTCCACAAACTCAAACTTTTAAACTCTCAAATCACTTTTAAGTTTCTATTCTCAACATCCCATCATTGCTCAACATCAACTACACATTTAGTACATTTTTGAATTCAAATTTTTCATATTTGATTTTCTATACATGCATTGAGAAATATGAACATTAGTAATATAAATCAATATATGGGTAGTATAACTAAGCAATGCATTTGTTAGGTAGTATAATTGAGCAATGCATTTTGAGTATTTTTGTTTTTCCTATATTTCTGtcatttgcatttttttaattGCAGGTAAATACAAAATTACACTTCCATATGATTTCAGAATTTGATTTTCATAGAATAAGGAATTGCATTTTCATATTTGGTTTGTCTATATTTTTGGTTTGATTTTGAATGTGTTTCATATGAGtttgatttttctattttgtCTGGTTTAATTATAGGTAACATAGCTGATAACCAAGATCATTAAGACTCGTCAGAGTGTCCCAATATGCATCTGTTCATAGGGAAAAAGTCTGACCTTCGTGTTCACTGATCAATCTCAATTCATTTAATGCAGATGCGTCAATTTCTGGGGTTCAAACATCTTCGGCTTCGTCTTCACGGAGGAGGCAGATGTCTTTTGATGAAGGATTGCAACAAAGTTGTGGTTTTGCAACTTCGATGCACAACTTGCAAATTTTCTTTGAAGCTTGTTCAAAGTACATACAATGAAATTGATTCCTGAAAATATTTCAATTAGAGGAAATGAATACAAATTTTACAGAAATATACTTTTTGATTTATTTTGAAATTATATTTTTAGACTATCTTTTCATAAAATGAAAGTGTTGTTCAATTACATGTTGATTTCATGTAAATGGACGCGTCTGAACATGTACTTCTATAATTGGAGAGACATTTTCAATTTTTCATAAGGTGCTTCTGCACTACTAAAAGTGGGAGAAATAATGCCCTAATAATATCAAATTTTATGATAATTTAATTTCAAATCGTTTTTGAAAGAGTTTGAGGAATATGAGATCTTCTCTACTTTTAGAAATTATTTTAAAACGTTGATTTCACTAATATCATTTTTGTCTCTAAATTTATTTTAGGAAATGCTCATTCCACCCTTAGGGGTGCGTCACACACCTTTGaaaatctgaaaattcctttCATGCGTCAGGAGATGCATCTTCAGACGCAACCAAAATCACACCAGATTTTTCTTTTCTGAGATCTATTAATGCCAATGCACTCGGTTGGTGAAggaaaaaatgagagagaatggCAAGTAATTGTATTGAAATGCTATATTGAGAGTTATCTACACATGTATTTATATATAATAGGTTACTTCTAACCCAAGTAGCTAACATAACAAACTAAGTGATTTGCTAACCAAGTAACTAACTTGGATTATATCACAACATACCTCCTTATAAT from Lathyrus oleraceus cultivar Zhongwan6 chromosome 7, CAAS_Psat_ZW6_1.0, whole genome shotgun sequence encodes the following:
- the LOC127102572 gene encoding uncharacterized protein LOC127102572, whose translation is MLEKMIHQYSLVMLEKKICQFHDLEKMGGSFAKNLEDKWKAIWEAICEMLLHPHSWLRNKSCRLIALYFARVADGNRENHQSSLSSYFMMSPSRLYLIATSLCCQLKMPLIDDADSNLMTQNIVFAICALMRQTGSIDPSAFWSTLEQNEKNRFLKAFDMINARKERIMFMSSSQTSSVREDISQVNVKNTQHILVSLLLKKMGKIALQTDAIQMEIVFNSFGKLMAQIEMSMDYAHVVLIPLYKVCEGFAGKVVADNLKKLAEDTCGKIENIIGTQNFVQVYNLIRKNLSLKRNKRKQEEKVMAVINPMRNAKRKLKISAKHRANKKRKVMTLKMRR